The following coding sequences lie in one Erwinia amylovora genomic window:
- the hflX gene encoding ribosome rescue GTPase HflX, with amino-acid sequence MFDRYDAGEQAVLVHIYFSQDKDTDDLQEFETLVSSAGVEALRVVTGSRKAPHPKYFVGEGKAVEIADAVKESGATVVLFDHALSPAQERNLEALCECRVIDRTGLILDIFAQRARTHEGKLQVELAQLRHLATRLVRGWTHLERQKGGIGLRGPGETQLETDRRLLRNRITLILSRLERVSKQREQGRQARNKADVPTVSLVGYTNAGKSTLFNRLTSAEVYAADQLFATLDPTLRRVDVADVGEVVLADTVGFIRHLPHDLVAAFKATLQETREAALLLHIVDAADLRIEENIDAVNVVLEEIESDDIPSLLVMNKIDMLDGFVPRIDRDEENLPVRVWLSAQTGEGIPLLFQALTERLAGEIAQFELRLPPAAGRLRSRFYQLRAIEKEWNEEDGSLGLQIRMPIVDWRRLCKQEPELVDYIV; translated from the coding sequence TTGTTTGACCGTTATGATGCCGGTGAGCAGGCCGTTCTGGTGCACATCTATTTTTCTCAAGACAAAGATACGGATGATCTACAGGAATTTGAAACCCTGGTTTCGTCCGCCGGTGTTGAAGCGCTGCGTGTCGTGACCGGCAGCCGTAAAGCGCCTCACCCCAAGTATTTTGTCGGTGAAGGAAAGGCGGTAGAAATTGCCGATGCGGTAAAAGAGAGCGGTGCCACGGTGGTGCTGTTCGATCACGCCTTGAGTCCGGCACAGGAACGCAATCTTGAAGCGCTGTGCGAGTGCCGGGTTATCGATCGCACCGGGCTGATCCTGGACATTTTCGCTCAACGCGCCCGTACCCATGAAGGGAAGTTGCAGGTGGAGCTGGCCCAGCTGCGCCATCTTGCCACGCGTCTGGTACGCGGCTGGACGCACCTCGAACGCCAGAAAGGCGGAATCGGTCTGCGTGGCCCCGGTGAGACCCAGCTGGAAACCGACCGTCGATTACTGCGTAACCGTATCACCCTGATCCTTTCCCGCCTTGAGCGCGTGTCAAAACAGCGCGAGCAGGGCAGACAGGCACGTAACAAAGCGGATGTGCCGACCGTGTCGCTGGTAGGTTATACCAATGCGGGTAAATCCACGCTGTTTAATCGCTTAACCTCGGCGGAGGTTTACGCAGCCGACCAGCTGTTTGCCACGCTCGATCCAACGCTGCGTCGTGTTGATGTTGCCGATGTCGGCGAAGTGGTACTGGCGGATACCGTCGGCTTTATCCGCCATTTGCCGCATGACCTGGTGGCTGCATTTAAAGCCACGCTGCAGGAGACCCGTGAAGCCGCTCTGTTGCTGCACATCGTTGATGCAGCGGATCTGCGGATCGAAGAGAACATCGACGCGGTCAATGTGGTTCTGGAAGAGATAGAATCCGATGACATCCCCAGCCTGCTGGTGATGAACAAAATCGATATGCTGGACGGCTTCGTACCGCGTATCGATCGTGATGAAGAAAATCTGCCTGTCAGGGTATGGCTTTCCGCGCAAACCGGAGAAGGCATTCCGCTGCTGTTTCAGGCGCTGACCGAGCGTCTGGCCGGTGAGATTGCGCAGTTTGAGTTACGTCTGCCGCCAGCAGCCGGACGGCTGCGCAGTCGTTTTTACCAACTGCGGGCGATAGAGAAAGAGTGGAACGAAGAGGATGGCAGCCTGGGATTGCAGATACGTATGCCGATTGTCGACTGGCGTCGCCTGTGTAAACAGGAACCAGAGCTGGTGGATTACATTGTTTAA